One part of the Eptesicus fuscus isolate TK198812 chromosome 20, DD_ASM_mEF_20220401, whole genome shotgun sequence genome encodes these proteins:
- the KCNJ12 gene encoding ATP-sensitive inward rectifier potassium channel 12: MTAAGQATPYSTVSLSEDGLHLVTMSGTNGFGNGKVHTRRRCRNRFVKKNGQCNIEFANMDEKSQRYLADMFTTCVDIRWRYMLLLFSLAFLASWLLFGVIFWVIAVAHGDLEPAEARGRPPCVLQVHGFMAAFLFSIETQTTIGYGLRCVTEECPVAVFMVVAQSIVGCIIDSFMIGAIMAKMARPKKRAQTLLFSHHAVVALRDGRLCLMWRVGNLRKSHIVEAHVRAQLIKPRVTQEGEYIPLDQLDMDVGFDKGLDRIFLVSPITILHEIDEASPLFGISRQDLEADDFEIVVILEGMVEATAMTTQARSSYLASEILWGHRFEPVLFEEKNQYKIDYSRFHKTYEVPATPRCSARDLAENKFLLPGTSSFCYENELAFVSPDEEDAAEDDPAGGLQARLGLARPPAGSSALEPRPYRRESEI; the protein is encoded by the coding sequence ATGACCGCAGCTGGCCAGGCCACCCCCTACAGCACCGTGTCGTTGTCGGAGGACGGGCTGCACCTGGTCACCATGTCGGGCACCAATGGCTTTGGCAACGGCAAGGTGCACACGCGGCGCAGGTGCCGGAACCGCTTCGTCAAGAAGAACGGCCAGTGCAACATCGAGTTCGCCAACATGGACGAGAAGTCACAGCGCTACCTGGCCGACATGTTCACCACCTGCGTGGACATCCGCTGGCGCTATATGCTGCTGCTCTTCTCGCTGGCTTTCCTCGCCTCCTGGCTGCTCTTCGGCGTCATCTTCTGGGTCATCGCCGTGGCGCACGGCGACCTGGAGCCGGCGGAGGCCCGCGGCCGCCCGCCCTGTGTGCTGCAGGTCCACGGCTTCATGGCCGCCTTCCTCTTCTCCATCGAGACTCAGACCACCATCGGCTACGGGCTGCGCTGCGTGACGGAGGAGTGCCCCGTGGCCGTCTTCATGGTGGTGGCGCAGTCCATCGTGGGCTGCATCATCGACTCCTTCATGATCGGCGCCATCATGGCCAAGATGGCCCGGCCCAAGAAGCGGGCGCAGACGCTGCTGTTCAGCCACCACGCGGTAGTGGCGCTGCGGGACGGCCGGCTCTGCCTCATGTGGCGCGTGGGCAACCTGCGCAAGAGCCACATCGTGGAGGCCCACGTGCGGGCCCAGCTCATCAAGCCCCGGGTCACGCAGGAGGGCGAATACATCCCGCTGGACCAGCTGGACATGGACGTGGGCTTTGACAAGGGCCTGGACCGCATCTTCCTGGTGTCGCCCATCACCATCTTGCATGAGATTGATGAGGCCAGCCCGCTGTTCGGCATCAGCCGGCAGGACCTGGAGGCGGACGACTTCGAGATCGTGGTGATCTTGGAGGGCATGGTGGAGGCCACGGCCATGACCACGCAGGCCCGCAGCTCCTACCTGGCCAGCGAGATCCTCTGGGGCCACCGCTTCGAGCCCGTCCTCTTTGAGGAGAAGAACCAGTACAAGATCGACTACTCGCGCTTCCACAAGACCTACGAGGTGCCCGCCACACCCCGCTGCAGCGCCAGAGACCTGGCGGAGAACAAGTTCCTGCTGCCCGGCACCAGCTCCTTTTGCTACGAGAACGAGCTGGCCTTCGTGAGCCCTGACGAGGAGGACGCGGCCGAGGACGACCCGGCCGGCGGCCTTCAGGCCAGGCTAGGCCTCGCCAGGCCCCCTGCCGGCAGCAGTGCCCTGGAGCCACGGCCCTACCGGCGGGAGTCAGAGATCTGA